From one Pigmentibacter ruber genomic stretch:
- a CDS encoding L,D-transpeptidase family protein has translation MKVHCLSFQSISKLYLHFCWICLFTYNPFVFSQIKTDKNWENKTAEEQNNTQIVAGNDIPDKLSGNQLSEPMSRNQTKIPAALISLGWKSSDYALIVEKLLHKLTVYRSNFNGGYDVIKSYEAITGKKQGDKKSLGDKKTPEGVYFITGKISGGKLPPKYGPGALTLDYPNIFDQRSSKTGYGIWIHGVEDDTRVLKPFDTDGCVALRNQDWKDLEKYITLFETPVIITKEMFYLNSNETLLEAKSQIHSLLESWKKAWENSDLNLYLSYYSDTFHTSGKNKKQWLSYKTSISANRKGKITIEISDPKIVAYGDQLFVSFLQRYKSSEKIDFGRKFLYLKKENNEFKIISEKWYEEDEKPELLSALIRQNNEYK, from the coding sequence ATGAAAGTGCATTGCTTATCCTTTCAAAGTATAAGTAAGCTATATCTCCATTTTTGTTGGATTTGTCTTTTTACTTACAATCCTTTTGTTTTTTCACAAATAAAAACAGACAAAAATTGGGAAAATAAAACTGCTGAAGAGCAGAATAATACTCAAATAGTAGCAGGAAACGACATACCAGATAAGCTCTCAGGAAATCAATTATCAGAACCTATGTCTCGAAATCAAACAAAAATTCCTGCTGCATTAATAAGTTTAGGTTGGAAATCCTCAGACTATGCTCTTATTGTAGAAAAATTACTGCACAAATTAACAGTCTATCGATCTAATTTTAATGGTGGATATGATGTTATAAAAAGTTATGAAGCTATTACAGGAAAAAAACAAGGCGATAAAAAATCCCTAGGAGACAAAAAGACACCTGAGGGAGTTTATTTTATTACTGGCAAAATTTCGGGTGGAAAGTTGCCACCAAAGTATGGACCAGGAGCATTGACATTAGATTACCCAAATATTTTTGACCAAAGATCTAGCAAAACTGGCTATGGAATTTGGATTCATGGTGTTGAAGATGATACAAGGGTTTTAAAACCTTTTGATACTGATGGTTGTGTCGCATTAAGAAATCAGGATTGGAAAGATCTTGAAAAATATATTACTCTTTTTGAAACACCAGTTATAATTACGAAAGAAATGTTTTATTTAAACTCAAATGAAACACTACTAGAAGCAAAAAGTCAAATTCATTCTTTATTAGAGTCTTGGAAAAAAGCTTGGGAAAATTCTGATTTAAATTTATACTTATCTTACTATTCTGATACATTTCATACTTCAGGAAAAAATAAAAAACAATGGTTATCATACAAAACAAGTATTTCTGCAAATCGAAAAGGAAAAATAACTATTGAAATAAGTGATCCTAAAATTGTAGCATATGGAGATCAGCTATTTGTCTCATTTTTACAACGTTATAAATCTTCTGAAAAAATTGATTTTGGAAGAAAGTTTTTATACTTAAAAAAAGAAAATAATGAATTTAAAATAATTTCGGAAAAATGGTATGAAGAAGATGAGAAACCAGAATTGCTTAGTGCATTAATAAGGCAAAATAATGAATACAAGTAA
- a CDS encoding amidohydrolase family protein has translation MLIDFHVHLAGNGCCQSGIILGKKFERRPTFFLLKKMQKITKEQLVTDIDLLWIRRISNFIENSQYISKAVTLCLDSIYNENGKELEDYIQMYIPNSWGCEVKKKFPKTLDFGASIHPYRKDSLQELEYCYKEKAFLVKWLPSMMGIDPENPLCFPFYEALRALNIPLLSHTDTEHTFALPVKKWGEYNHISKLKKPLEMGVTVIAAHAGTPTQLSETEELVNQYENFFLDTSGLFNPTRARSALKLFAKSKNTVLRERLLFATDWPVPAIPHLIIDKLGFNAFKTLQQITNPFEKDLKIKEYLGFNLADFKKNQDSLLTLLGRSLTEVNLT, from the coding sequence ATGTTAATTGATTTTCATGTTCATCTGGCAGGCAACGGTTGTTGTCAATCTGGAATTATTCTTGGAAAAAAATTTGAAAGACGTCCAACTTTTTTTCTTTTAAAAAAAATGCAAAAAATCACAAAAGAGCAACTCGTAACAGATATTGATTTATTATGGATTCGTAGAATTTCTAATTTTATTGAAAATTCCCAGTACATTTCTAAAGCTGTTACTTTATGTTTAGACTCAATTTACAATGAAAATGGCAAAGAGCTTGAAGACTATATTCAAATGTATATTCCCAATTCTTGGGGATGTGAAGTTAAAAAAAAATTCCCTAAAACTTTAGATTTTGGTGCTTCAATTCATCCTTATCGAAAAGATTCATTACAAGAACTTGAATATTGTTATAAAGAAAAAGCTTTTTTAGTAAAATGGCTACCGTCAATGATGGGAATTGATCCTGAAAATCCTTTGTGTTTTCCTTTTTATGAAGCTTTACGCGCTTTAAATATACCCTTATTATCTCATACAGATACTGAACATACTTTTGCTCTTCCAGTGAAAAAATGGGGAGAATATAACCACATATCAAAACTCAAAAAACCGTTGGAAATGGGAGTAACGGTAATTGCAGCGCATGCAGGTACACCAACACAACTTTCTGAAACAGAAGAGTTAGTCAATCAATATGAAAATTTCTTTTTGGATACCTCTGGTTTATTTAATCCAACCAGAGCCAGGAGTGCTTTAAAACTATTTGCAAAATCTAAAAACACTGTTTTACGCGAACGTCTTCTATTTGCAACCGATTGGCCAGTCCCAGCTATTCCGCATTTGATAATTGATAAACTTGGGTTTAACGCTTTTAAAACGCTACAACAAATAACCAATCCATTTGAAAAAGATCTTAAAATAAAGGAATACTTAGGGTTCAATTTAGCTGACTTTAAAAAAAACCAAGATTCGTTATTGACATTACTGGGCAGGTCGCTTACTGAAGTAAACCTAACTTGA
- the ybeY gene encoding rRNA maturation RNase YbeY encodes MKKNLKPKFSINIQLDQKKYSILKKKKDFIFEVTNSSFLVKYEKPDLKKRINYILSLICDFSTELSIRFCDSEEMLSSNSYYRGKKYPTDVLSFPATENLPIQSNTQYLGDILICLPICYNQALKAKQTFAAELEKMIIHGILHLKGFDHERNKNAWIVMTQLEKNIQAVLLKEMGKPSWCKATIQSK; translated from the coding sequence ATGAAAAAAAATTTAAAACCAAAGTTTTCAATTAACATACAACTAGATCAAAAAAAATATTCTATTTTAAAAAAGAAAAAAGATTTTATTTTTGAAGTAACAAATTCTTCATTTCTTGTTAAATATGAGAAACCTGATTTAAAAAAAAGAATCAATTATATTCTTTCATTAATTTGTGATTTTTCTACTGAATTAAGTATTCGTTTCTGTGATAGTGAGGAAATGTTATCCTCTAATTCCTATTATCGAGGAAAAAAATATCCAACCGATGTTTTAAGTTTCCCTGCAACAGAAAATTTGCCTATACAATCAAACACCCAATATCTAGGCGATATTTTAATTTGTTTACCAATTTGTTACAATCAAGCATTAAAAGCAAAACAAACCTTTGCTGCAGAACTTGAGAAAATGATTATTCACGGAATACTGCACTTAAAGGGTTTTGATCACGAAAGAAACAAAAATGCTTGGATTGTTATGACACAGCTAGAAAAAAATATTCAAGCTGTTCTTCTAAAAGAAATGGGTAAACCTTCTTGGTGTAAGGCAACAATTCAAAGCAAATAA
- a CDS encoding hemolysin family protein has translation MESLFAGIFFVILILCVSAFFSLTETAATSISNLKAKHLYESGKKSAQVLNLWLNKPSRVLASLLIGNNLANIFASILVDDLLRTHFGNTQILLVTGMMTVIIVLFAEIIPKTFAKTHAVRIIVPVLNVYKFFYYILLPFTILMTTLSDYITSFNSKKNKSNDPQITEEELEFLINVGEKEGVIPEQKHDMLSGIFELGDTVVREIMVHRIDLTAVAQSMKIVEAVEKFKETGLSRIPVYDEKIDNITGTIHAKDALFFLKKHQGEDFCNEATVAEIRREVMFIPETKPVDHLFQEMKKHKQHMAIVLDEYGGTSGIVTMEDIFEEIVGEVRDEFDNEEDAIRPTQVANQYLVECKIHIDDFCDFFDIKVEDFTKGIETNEFDTLAGLILHYFGQIPKSGDKLTLNNVVMEIVEVSKRRVRRVVVRLIRSDDPN, from the coding sequence ATGGAAAGCCTGTTTGCTGGAATTTTTTTTGTTATTTTGATTTTATGTGTTTCCGCGTTCTTCTCTCTTACAGAAACTGCTGCAACAAGTATTTCAAACTTAAAAGCAAAACACTTGTATGAGTCTGGAAAAAAATCTGCCCAAGTTTTAAATTTGTGGTTAAATAAACCATCTAGAGTTCTAGCCTCATTACTAATCGGAAACAATTTAGCAAATATTTTTGCCTCAATTTTAGTTGACGACCTATTGAGAACGCATTTTGGTAACACACAAATTCTTTTAGTAACTGGGATGATGACTGTTATAATCGTTCTTTTTGCAGAAATAATTCCTAAAACATTTGCAAAAACTCATGCTGTAAGAATTATTGTTCCCGTTCTTAATGTTTATAAGTTTTTTTATTACATTCTTCTTCCTTTTACAATTTTAATGACTACTTTAAGTGATTATATCACATCCTTTAACTCCAAAAAAAATAAAAGTAATGATCCCCAGATTACAGAAGAAGAATTAGAATTTTTAATTAATGTTGGAGAGAAGGAAGGCGTTATTCCAGAACAAAAACATGATATGTTATCTGGAATTTTTGAACTAGGAGATACTGTAGTTAGAGAAATTATGGTTCATAGGATAGATTTAACAGCAGTAGCGCAATCAATGAAAATTGTAGAAGCTGTAGAAAAATTTAAAGAAACTGGTTTATCCCGTATTCCAGTCTATGATGAAAAAATTGATAATATAACTGGAACAATTCATGCCAAAGATGCTTTATTTTTCTTAAAAAAACATCAAGGAGAAGACTTTTGCAACGAAGCTACAGTTGCAGAAATAAGAAGAGAAGTTATGTTCATTCCAGAAACAAAACCTGTTGATCATTTATTTCAAGAAATGAAAAAGCATAAACAGCATATGGCTATTGTTTTAGACGAATACGGTGGAACAAGCGGTATTGTTACTATGGAGGATATTTTTGAAGAAATAGTTGGTGAAGTTCGTGATGAATTTGATAATGAAGAAGACGCCATTCGCCCTACCCAAGTTGCAAATCAATATTTAGTAGAATGCAAAATTCATATTGATGATTTTTGTGACTTTTTTGATATTAAAGTCGAAGATTTTACTAAAGGTATTGAAACAAATGAATTCGACACGCTTGCTGGACTTATTCTGCATTACTTTGGTCAAATACCAAAATCTGGCGATAAATTAACACTGAATAATGTGGTAATGGAAATTGTTGAGGTCAGTAAAAGAAGAGTCAGACGCGTTGTTGTCCGTTTAATAAGAAGTGATGATCCTAATTAA
- a CDS encoding chemotaxis protein CheX, with protein sequence MAKLFIAESSKKSIENLSHFLSTEGHEATFYEKSKPLNEILSQGKFDVAVIDQNFKDMSYIEIANAFLKNPIHSNTHIIITTSTPNKEDLNKFSGLGINYIFVKPYRYKLLSDKIKYAINPNKGDYGAFEPDILKIFLESTIHIFDSIGNISIAAGRPFLKTGNESLSEISAVISLSSPQIKGSMSINVTRKILASCLFKMLGPNAVADEAAISDMCGELCNQIMGRAKQQFLKKKSMTFEITVPTILSEQYHILDYKSSAPVLVIPFLYEKVAGIFVEFCLEINDTPVTVEPEKLQVIVEEGELILF encoded by the coding sequence ATGGCTAAGTTATTTATAGCTGAATCATCAAAAAAATCGATTGAAAACTTAAGCCATTTCTTGAGCACAGAAGGCCATGAAGCTACATTTTATGAAAAATCAAAACCTTTAAATGAAATTTTATCTCAAGGAAAATTTGATGTTGCTGTAATAGATCAAAATTTTAAAGATATGTCTTATATAGAAATAGCAAATGCTTTTTTAAAAAATCCAATTCATTCTAATACTCATATTATAATCACGACTTCAACACCAAATAAAGAAGACTTAAACAAATTTAGTGGGTTGGGAATAAATTATATCTTTGTAAAGCCATATCGTTATAAACTTCTTTCGGATAAAATCAAATATGCTATAAATCCCAATAAAGGTGATTATGGAGCATTTGAACCAGACATATTAAAAATATTTCTCGAATCTACAATCCATATATTTGATTCAATTGGAAATATATCAATTGCTGCTGGTCGCCCTTTCTTAAAAACAGGAAATGAAAGTTTAAGCGAAATTAGTGCTGTAATTAGTCTTTCAAGCCCACAAATAAAAGGATCTATGTCAATAAATGTTACTAGAAAAATTCTCGCATCTTGTCTTTTTAAAATGCTAGGTCCAAATGCAGTAGCTGATGAAGCTGCTATTTCTGACATGTGCGGAGAACTTTGCAATCAAATTATGGGTCGTGCTAAACAACAGTTTTTAAAGAAAAAAAGTATGACTTTTGAAATCACAGTACCAACAATACTTTCAGAACAATACCATATCTTAGATTATAAAAGCTCTGCTCCAGTTCTAGTCATTCCATTTTTGTATGAAAAAGTTGCTGGAATTTTTGTTGAATTTTGTCTTGAAATCAACGACACTCCTGTTACAGTTGAGCCTGAAAAACTACAAGTGATTGTGGAAGAAGGCGAGCTTATTCTTTTTTAG
- a CDS encoding class I SAM-dependent methyltransferase, with amino-acid sequence MFINRVKKNYTNLSKWAKRENVTAYRIYDKDIPQYPYTIDFYSGNIVLYKYETPKYQIEFEEKDAEKLSLSISELSEFFKIEKSKIFLKSRKKQKGLSQYEKQDSKKVTEIVNERNMNFLVNLSDYLDCGLFLDHRKSRQMIYSMSKDLSVLNLFAYTGSVSVAAALGGARKVTTIDMSNTYIQWAIENFKLNNIDIKKHEFIRANVLQWLSEVTEEKIYDFIFLDPPSFSNSKKMFEAFDVQQDHIFLLKQCSKMLKPRGQIFFSNNLKSFKLEEGNLKNFFQIENITKKTIPQDFRNEKIHQAWILKKLGI; translated from the coding sequence ATGTTTATCAATAGAGTAAAAAAAAATTATACTAATTTAAGTAAATGGGCAAAAAGAGAAAATGTAACTGCTTATAGAATTTATGATAAAGATATTCCTCAATATCCTTATACAATAGATTTTTATTCTGGTAACATTGTTCTTTATAAATATGAAACTCCTAAATATCAAATTGAATTTGAAGAAAAAGATGCAGAAAAATTGAGTTTAAGTATTTCTGAATTGAGTGAATTCTTTAAAATTGAAAAAAGTAAAATTTTCTTAAAATCTAGAAAGAAACAAAAAGGATTATCTCAGTACGAAAAGCAAGATAGCAAAAAAGTAACTGAAATAGTAAATGAAAGAAATATGAATTTTCTTGTAAATTTATCAGATTATCTTGATTGTGGTCTATTTTTAGACCACCGAAAATCTCGTCAAATGATTTATTCAATGAGTAAAGATCTTTCAGTACTGAATTTATTTGCATATACTGGTTCGGTAAGTGTTGCAGCAGCTTTAGGTGGCGCTCGAAAAGTAACAACTATTGATATGAGTAATACTTATATACAATGGGCAATAGAAAATTTTAAACTTAATAATATAGATATTAAAAAACACGAATTTATTAGAGCCAATGTTTTGCAATGGTTAAGTGAAGTAACAGAAGAAAAAATTTATGATTTTATTTTCTTAGATCCTCCTTCATTTTCTAATTCTAAAAAGATGTTTGAAGCTTTTGATGTTCAACAAGATCATATATTTCTTTTAAAGCAATGTTCCAAAATGCTAAAACCACGTGGTCAAATTTTTTTTAGTAATAATTTAAAATCTTTTAAATTAGAGGAAGGAAATCTAAAAAACTTCTTTCAAATAGAAAACATTACAAAAAAAACAATACCTCAAGACTTTAGAAATGAAAAAATTCACCAGGCATGGATTCTAAAAAAATTAGGGATTTAA
- the murA gene encoding UDP-N-acetylglucosamine 1-carboxyvinyltransferase: protein MTTEQLLKINGGQKLVGGKVSIAGSSNQVTKCIIASLLTNEHILIKNAPAVNERKIAEELFAHLGGEVEYVDEHAVRLCAYGVTKNSISREICQKNRISILAVGPLLHRFGSAYIYGTLGGDKIGKRPVDFHIKGLQEMGAQVELDGDLYHLTVDENGLQGAHIALPFPSVMTTENLIIAATLAKGRTIIENAAIEPEIIELVKMLQKMGADITINANRTYVIQGVSRLKGCELRIMPDRNQAVSFACAALATGGNVLLEKIPHDPLYSFLNYIQRMGAEFRVNSEGIFVASPKGKRLKQSHIEVEVHPGFMTDWQQPFMVLFTQADGISILHETIFEDRLSYTRYLNSMGANINLFSTCLGEAPCRFKNKNHVHSAIIHGPTPLTGANFRMPTDIRAGMCLVIAGLVASGTTLLSNIQELQRKYDNIVHKLNQMGADVSIINGQLTK from the coding sequence ATGACAACCGAACAACTCTTAAAAATAAATGGCGGACAAAAACTTGTTGGCGGTAAAGTTTCAATAGCCGGCAGTAGCAATCAAGTAACAAAATGCATAATTGCTTCATTACTCACAAATGAACATATTCTTATAAAAAATGCCCCTGCAGTGAATGAAAGAAAAATTGCAGAAGAATTATTTGCACATTTAGGCGGTGAAGTTGAGTACGTTGATGAGCACGCAGTTCGACTTTGCGCATATGGAGTAACAAAAAATTCTATTTCTAGAGAAATATGCCAAAAAAATCGTATTTCTATACTTGCTGTTGGCCCCTTACTTCATCGTTTTGGAAGCGCCTACATTTACGGAACACTTGGTGGAGATAAAATAGGAAAAAGACCTGTTGATTTTCATATAAAAGGGCTACAGGAAATGGGTGCTCAAGTAGAATTAGATGGTGATCTTTACCATTTAACAGTAGATGAAAATGGGCTACAAGGTGCTCATATTGCTTTACCCTTTCCAAGTGTAATGACCACTGAAAATTTAATCATCGCTGCTACCTTAGCAAAAGGCAGAACAATTATTGAAAACGCTGCAATTGAACCTGAAATTATTGAACTTGTTAAAATGCTGCAAAAAATGGGTGCTGACATTACAATAAATGCAAATAGAACCTATGTTATTCAAGGAGTTTCACGCTTAAAAGGCTGTGAACTGAGAATAATGCCAGATAGAAATCAAGCAGTAAGCTTTGCATGTGCCGCATTAGCTACGGGTGGTAATGTTTTATTAGAAAAAATTCCGCATGACCCTTTATATAGTTTTTTAAATTATATTCAACGCATGGGAGCTGAATTTAGGGTAAATTCAGAAGGAATATTTGTAGCTAGCCCAAAAGGTAAGAGATTAAAACAAAGCCATATCGAAGTTGAAGTTCATCCAGGCTTTATGACTGATTGGCAACAACCCTTTATGGTATTATTTACCCAAGCGGACGGTATAAGTATATTACATGAAACAATATTTGAAGACAGACTAAGTTATACTCGTTACCTTAATAGCATGGGAGCAAATATTAATTTATTTTCAACTTGCTTAGGAGAAGCCCCTTGCCGTTTTAAAAATAAAAACCACGTACATTCGGCCATTATTCATGGCCCTACTCCTTTAACAGGCGCTAATTTTCGCATGCCTACAGATATTCGAGCTGGAATGTGCCTTGTTATTGCTGGATTAGTTGCTTCTGGGACAACTCTATTATCAAACATTCAAGAATTACAAAGAAAGTATGATAATATAGTTCATAAATTAAATCAAATGGGTGCCGATGTCTCAATTATAAATGGACAACTTACAAAATAA
- the csrA gene encoding carbon storage regulator CsrA, which translates to MLVLTRKVGDVIAIGDNIKIIVMAIKGKQVRLGIEADRSTVVHREEIYQKIKQETNAASQASVNSSSAAKELLQNNAEDSNLKEKKGIKIIKRNSEKKDSEKK; encoded by the coding sequence GTGTTGGTTTTAACGCGTAAAGTCGGCGACGTTATTGCTATAGGCGATAATATTAAAATTATAGTTATGGCCATTAAGGGAAAACAGGTTCGTCTAGGTATTGAAGCTGATAGATCAACGGTAGTTCACAGAGAAGAGATTTATCAAAAAATAAAACAAGAAACAAATGCAGCATCACAAGCCTCGGTTAATTCTTCTTCTGCAGCAAAAGAATTGCTTCAAAATAATGCTGAAGATTCGAATTTGAAAGAAAAAAAAGGTATCAAAATCATTAAAAGAAATTCTGAAAAAAAAGATTCAGAGAAAAAATAG
- a CDS encoding matrixin family metalloprotease — MFGKNYIYIIVMLLLFFFVVSCGLADKSVQYSESFSDVNQPIACSNGWGQNYSYPIIVDISSAITSENSNLSTYIQNAINTWNSAIGRTILSLRTGTVTKTGNDFNGLFSPLKDSHHALYFDQLSGNSGGWISNTAKSSSVIATTVYLVAQGTIFNASIRFNRDTYYFDDITTHYNAAQQIADMESIVLHELGHFIGLGHVLTETNSVMSPYYSPGHTVGSSYDSVRCVSANDITRIRSIYTGGSASTACLNP; from the coding sequence ATGTTTGGCAAAAATTACATTTATATTATTGTTATGTTATTATTATTTTTCTTTGTAGTCTCTTGTGGATTAGCAGATAAATCTGTTCAATATAGTGAATCTTTTAGTGATGTTAATCAACCAATAGCTTGTAGTAATGGTTGGGGACAAAACTATAGTTATCCTATTATAGTAGATATTAGTTCTGCAATCACTAGTGAAAATTCAAATTTATCGACTTATATTCAAAATGCCATTAATACTTGGAATAGTGCAATTGGTAGAACGATTTTGTCGCTAAGAACTGGAACTGTTACTAAAACTGGTAACGACTTTAATGGGTTGTTTTCGCCCCTCAAAGATTCACATCATGCTCTTTACTTTGATCAATTATCAGGAAATAGTGGTGGATGGATATCAAATACAGCAAAGTCATCGTCAGTAATAGCAACTACTGTTTATTTGGTTGCACAAGGCACAATATTTAATGCTAGTATAAGATTTAATAGAGATACTTACTATTTTGATGACATAACTACACATTATAATGCAGCACAACAAATTGCGGATATGGAAAGTATTGTTTTACATGAATTAGGTCATTTTATAGGTCTAGGACACGTATTAACTGAAACAAACAGCGTAATGAGTCCATATTACTCACCCGGACACACTGTGGGAAGTTCTTATGATTCTGTAAGGTGTGTTTCAGCTAACGATATAACGAGAATTCGCTCTATTTATACTGGCGGCTCTGCATCTACAGCTTGTTTAAATCCCTAA
- a CDS encoding tetratricopeptide repeat protein, with the protein MIRLLRNIAFDNDASKTIISPKRSTENNLFEETSYKAIKTAQRRKWTLLGLIIALLLIGVSLLIYNQMQTSKNLKLSNEYANIEEIFNKENAENQKIIEQFKGNLPKDFSPNFEKSMPLFADFAKKYAKEPIGWQAGIRSATYYISKNLNNKAKEILEPIVNYSAKYPLIQIKVRTTLAGIYLSEKQEQKALSEISVVEAIVQNPEPNQARLLKAQINYAMGNKEEAIRVLNQIISTNSDQNKQNQNSEIQQQAKVWLNFLESN; encoded by the coding sequence GTGATTCGATTATTACGAAATATTGCTTTTGATAATGATGCTTCTAAAACAATAATTAGTCCAAAAAGAAGTACTGAAAACAATTTGTTTGAAGAAACTTCTTACAAAGCTATCAAAACTGCACAAAGAAGAAAATGGACGTTACTTGGACTTATCATAGCTTTACTTCTTATTGGAGTTAGTTTATTAATATATAATCAAATGCAAACTTCTAAAAATTTAAAGTTGTCAAATGAATATGCTAATATTGAAGAAATTTTTAATAAAGAAAATGCTGAAAATCAAAAAATTATTGAACAATTTAAAGGAAATCTTCCCAAAGACTTTTCTCCTAATTTTGAAAAAAGTATGCCTCTATTTGCTGATTTTGCTAAAAAATATGCAAAAGAACCTATTGGTTGGCAAGCAGGAATTAGATCTGCAACTTACTATATTTCAAAAAATCTAAATAATAAAGCAAAAGAAATATTAGAGCCTATTGTAAATTATTCAGCAAAATATCCTCTTATTCAAATTAAAGTTCGAACTACTCTTGCTGGAATATATTTATCTGAAAAGCAAGAACAGAAGGCACTTTCAGAAATTTCAGTAGTAGAAGCAATTGTCCAAAACCCTGAACCAAATCAGGCTCGGTTACTAAAAGCTCAAATAAATTATGCTATGGGTAACAAAGAAGAAGCAATTAGAGTTTTAAATCAAATTATATCTACTAATTCAGATCAAAATAAACAAAACCAAAATTCTGAAATACAACAACAGGCAAAAGTTTGGTTGAATTTTCTTGAATCAAATTAA
- a CDS encoding outer membrane protein assembly factor BamB family protein produces MNCYKSFFFTVTFSCVLKANALPEVKLITSKPEILEVTGAYSPGFPGFESTRPTVVLPPQKTFSQFGGLTADNSFTIEEQKKIKEEKNKSVLIKNSVNLFTPRPICGASSYQNTLNCFDLNKNGLYLQSYPIPGAVSSTPIFYDNHWLIGTTKGYLLKTQANPDNKYLPQLGKENTSLWGHYSRKYMNLFRLKTIYKDSNNIQSKTDSQNIIQLTLDGTPGLKWVYTNSAKFIGTPIIANNSVYVLSDSGYIQSFDWNTGKLAWAVRLAPDLNLKLTSNSLKMYNNQLVVGNDLGMLLFLNPSNGHILWSWQIPEANETQREANQLPAGSDKFAGIIAAPLLLDNGLVASNAESMTQFISTGIKSSVWSYPTGSVAEAKLWQNNIILGSTNGFVISLNKTDGSLNWKTKIALNMSPVMSLFITKSNLILAALSNGEIFMLDPQNGKILAQTQSIGEVNGEFFSGYDSSEACISFSQNGFRCFYAKAK; encoded by the coding sequence ATGAATTGTTATAAATCATTTTTTTTTACTGTTACTTTTTCTTGTGTGTTAAAAGCAAATGCATTACCAGAAGTTAAATTAATCACTTCAAAACCAGAAATATTAGAAGTAACTGGCGCTTATTCTCCAGGTTTTCCTGGGTTTGAATCAACAAGACCAACTGTTGTTTTACCACCTCAAAAAACATTTTCACAATTTGGCGGATTAACTGCAGATAATAGTTTTACTATTGAAGAACAAAAAAAAATAAAAGAAGAAAAAAATAAATCTGTTCTTATAAAAAATTCTGTTAATTTATTTACCCCAAGGCCAATTTGTGGAGCTTCTTCTTATCAAAACACATTAAATTGTTTTGATTTAAATAAAAATGGATTATACCTGCAGAGTTATCCAATTCCTGGTGCCGTTTCATCAACTCCTATTTTTTATGACAATCATTGGTTAATTGGGACGACAAAGGGTTATTTATTAAAAACTCAAGCAAATCCTGATAATAAATACTTACCGCAGCTTGGAAAAGAAAATACAAGTTTATGGGGCCATTATTCAAGAAAATATATGAATCTTTTTCGACTCAAAACTATCTATAAAGATTCAAACAATATACAATCTAAAACTGACTCACAAAATATTATACAACTTACTCTTGATGGAACTCCAGGATTAAAATGGGTTTACACAAATTCTGCTAAATTTATTGGAACTCCTATAATAGCTAATAATTCAGTATATGTTCTTTCAGATAGTGGTTACATTCAATCTTTTGATTGGAATACAGGGAAACTTGCTTGGGCAGTAAGACTTGCTCCTGATTTGAATTTAAAATTAACTTCTAATTCCTTAAAAATGTATAATAATCAACTTGTAGTAGGAAACGATTTAGGAATGCTTTTATTTTTAAATCCTAGTAATGGTCACATATTGTGGTCTTGGCAAATTCCTGAAGCTAACGAAACACAAAGAGAAGCTAATCAACTACCAGCAGGATCTGATAAATTTGCAGGAATTATTGCAGCTCCTCTTTTGCTAGATAACGGATTAGTTGCTTCAAATGCTGAAAGCATGACTCAATTCATTTCCACTGGAATTAAATCATCCGTTTGGAGTTACCCAACAGGTAGTGTTGCTGAAGCAAAACTTTGGCAGAATAACATTATTCTAGGATCAACAAATGGATTTGTAATAAGTTTAAATAAAACTGATGGCAGTTTAAATTGGAAAACAAAAATTGCTTTAAATATGTCACCTGTTATGAGCTTGTTTATTACAAAATCTAACTTAATCTTAGCAGCATTAAGTAACGGTGAGATATTTATGCTAGACCCTCAAAATGGAAAAATCTTGGCTCAAACTCAATCAATTGGTGAAGTAAATGGCGAGTTTTTCTCAGGGTATGATTCTTCAGAGGCTTGTATAAGTTTTTCGCAAAATGGTTTCAGATGTTTTTATGCAAAAGCTAAATAG